The region TGTTCTTCGAGGACGTTGAGGGCCCGATATATTTGATGTGTCTGAAAATGTGCGGGTTCTAGTAAATCCTTTGCGTGTTCAAATGTGCCTTTTTTAGAAGTGGGATGCAGAACGCGCAAATAGAGAAGACGCGTGAGAATCTCGTTGAGATCATATTCAAATTCATATTTTTGTGAGATCTCCTGACAAACTTTATCCAGTTTCAGCTCGTGATAAATAGATTGTAAAAAAAGATAACCAGTATTGAAGAGCGTTTGTTTATCTCGCTCAATTTGCTTGTCGGGATTGTATTTCGCAATGATTTTGTGATTATTTTCTTTTTCTTCTAGTGTTAATTTTTTGGCATATTCTTTTGCCCAGGTGTAGGGATCTATGCCAGGATGTTTTTTTAAAATTTCTTCGTGATTTCCCAAGGATTCAACAACTTTGGTTGTTCTTTTATTGTTTCGATAAATATCCTTAATCACAAAATAAGATGTAGAATTTTTAGAACGACTGACTTTAATGCGCACATAATCGCTCCTTAAACCAGCTTTAGTTATCTACATTATACCATATTACGAAATGTTACGAAAGGATAAAAAGGAAAAATTGACAAAAAATAAAGCCGCATCAAGGCTTTTATCCATTTTTTAAGTTTTTAGGTGTCAAACTCCCGCCAGTTGGATAAGTTGAAATAAACATCATTGACACGTACGAAGAAATAAAGTATGATTTGTACAGACTTTGAAACAGTACAAGAATGCGGTGACGGAGAAAAAGTACTTGTTGCTTACTATTATAGCGAATCCAGGATGGTGGAAGCTGGATATAGGACTACAAGGAAAGGCGCTCCCGAGCATTTTAATAAAGTGGCTCTTGGCGGACAAGAGCAAATAGGGTGGAACCGCGGTAAAACCGTCCCTATGTCATGTTTAGACATAGGGACGGTTTTTTGTGTATCAATAAGGAGGTAAAACGATACTAATGAACATTCAACAAATGATTTTAACATTGCAGAAACATTGGTCAGATCAAAATTGTATTTTAATGCAAGCTTATGATGTCGAAAAGGGGGCGGGAACGATGTCGCCGATGACATTGCTTAGAAGTTTGGGACCGGAACCATGGAATGTCGCTTATGTGGAACCGTCACGCCGTCCTGCTGATGGCCGATACGGTCAAAACCCTAATCGTTTGTATCAGCACCATCAATTTCAAGTGATTATGAAGCCGTCCCCGGCAAATATTCAGGATCTGTATCTCAATTCCCTGATTGCACTTGGAATTGATCCATTAGAACATGATATCCGTTTTGTGGAGGACAATTGGGAAAATCCGACGCTTGGTGCCGCAGGGCTGGGATGGGAAGTATGGCTTGATGGTATGGAAACCACCCAGTTTACCTATTTTCAACAAATTGGTGGTCTTGACACTAATCCTGTCGCGGTCGAATTAACATATGGTTTGGAACGATTAGCATCTTATATTCAGGATAAGGAAAATGTGTTTGATTTGGAATGGACTGATGGCGTGACTGTAAAGGATATCTTTCTGCAGCCGGAATACGAGCATTCTACCTATACATTTGAAGAATCAGATACAGATATGCTGTTTAAATTATTTTCCATGTATGAACAGGAAGCAAAAACGACAATAGAAAAAGGCTTGATCTTTCCGGCATATGATTATGTATTAAAATGTTCACATACCTTTAACCTGCTCGATGCCAAAGGGGTCATATCGGTTACTGAACGCACTGGATATATCAGCCGAGTTCGTAATCTGGCAAGGGGTATTGCTAAAGCATATGTTGCCAAACGGGAAGAATTGGGATTTCCAATGCTGAAGGAGGAGACAAAATAATGGCCAAGGATGTGTTATTTGAAATTGGTTTAGAGGAAATGCCGGCACGATTCATTGATGATGCGGAAAAGCAGCTCCGTGATAAGACGGAAAAATGGTTGAATGAATTGCGCATCTCTTTTTCAGTTGTTGTTTCTTATTCGAGCCCAAGAAGACTTGCAGTATTGATAAAGGATATGGCGGAAGAACAGGCGAT is a window of Lentibacillus daqui DNA encoding:
- the glyQ gene encoding glycine--tRNA ligase subunit alpha, with amino-acid sequence MNIQQMILTLQKHWSDQNCILMQAYDVEKGAGTMSPMTLLRSLGPEPWNVAYVEPSRRPADGRYGQNPNRLYQHHQFQVIMKPSPANIQDLYLNSLIALGIDPLEHDIRFVEDNWENPTLGAAGLGWEVWLDGMETTQFTYFQQIGGLDTNPVAVELTYGLERLASYIQDKENVFDLEWTDGVTVKDIFLQPEYEHSTYTFEESDTDMLFKLFSMYEQEAKTTIEKGLIFPAYDYVLKCSHTFNLLDAKGVISVTERTGYISRVRNLARGIAKAYVAKREELGFPMLKEETK